The genome window GATACATTCAGGCAAGGATCAATTACGATGACGTTCTTGAAGCGGAATTTGAACTCTTCAAAGCGGAGCATGAGAAAAGCTACGATGACGAATACGAAGAACAACTGCGTCTGCAGATCTTTAAAGATAACAAGAAGCTGATCGATAGACACAACAAGCGCTATGCAGCTGGAGAGAAGACTTACACGATGGGTGTAAATAAATTCACAGATTTGACTCAAGAGGAGTTCAAAAGGCTTATGCTCACAAGTCTTAATACAAATCATTCACAAGAAGGCTCCGACTATATTTATAATCCTTCTGCCAAGGATAGCCTTCCAAGTAGCATTGATTGGCGTAGTTCGGGCGCTGTTAATCCAGTTAAATATCAAGGCCGTTGTGGCTCTTGTTGGGCTTTCTCTGCTGTAGGCTCACTGGAAAGCCATtactttatatacaaaaaacgaAGAGTATCCCTGTCCGAACAAAATTTGGTGGACTGCACAAGAGGTTATCCCTATAACAACTACGGCTGTTCCGGCGGTTGGCCGATTGAAGCATTGAAATATGTTAAGGACAATGGTGGTATAGATACTGAAAGCTCTTATCCGTATGAAGGAAGAAACGACTATTGCCATTACGAAAGGTACAACATTGGAGCACAAATCTCGGGAATTGTGCAAATTCAAAGTGGAAATGAAGACGCATTAGCATCGGCCGTTGCTAATAAGGGTCCCATATCAGTGTGTATCAACGTCGATTCCAACTTCCAATATTATAGAAGTGGCGTCTTCAATGAACCGTCGTGCTCTCAAACTGTAAACCATTGTGTAGTTGCTATTGGCTACGGCACCGATCCAGTTGAAGGAGATTATTGGCTCGTGAGGAACTCTTGGGGTGAGAATTGGGGAGAAAAAGGATACATTCGCATGGCTCGCAATTGCAACAATCAATGCGGTATAGCACTATATCCAGTTTATCCGTTAGTGTAAAAGGCACTTTcgtattattttctttgcaaatcaataattatgtgttttgaaatgttttatacTCTCTAGATTAAACTTAAAACTAACGTCAAATTCCTtccttaaatattttgaattgtattacgcatatgcatataaaagGTAATAATAAAGCTAGTGCATTCAaaactacttttttttatagttctGAGAAATATTACAATAAGAGCATCAGCACATTCAAGGAGAGTACTGGCTAGAACTTCTTTACTTCAGAcatgcaaatacacaaatcCATTTGggaagtaaataaatatataatgatgATCAGTGAAGTAATcgataaaatataattttttaatatatatgctTAAAGACTTAGCTTTGAAATGTTGTGTTTAATTTGCCttgtaataatttattaatcacTGGTTTGGTgctataaaaaacaaaatttatgattGCGACAGGTAAGTTATCTATGTCATCATTTAAACAAAAGATCATATAACGCAAAGTGCAGaaaagaattatttaaaaattatctaTCGTCTAccttatatattttaaatgattacATATTACGCTCGAGAGGATTATggcacataaatatatacataagttcCATCTTCtaaatattaacaatttcCTCTAAATAAGTATTGTAACCCTGTTAGTCTTTATTTAATCGTTAAAAAACTCTGACGAATGTTATTTTAAATCGAATGCAAataatcaatataaaatatcagGATTATTGATTACTCACTGTTTTACATGACACACAGCTTTAATTAACTAGTTagataatttgttattttataacGTATACGTAAGTGAAATCAGCTATCTGAAATGGAAGCTCAAATCCCTTCGACTGACTATTACTTAAACGACACACCGTAAATATTCTTTCTTTAATCCCCTTCGACttcaaattgttataaatttgtaattgcgATTATCTACATGGGTAGATTGTAAATAATCTTTAGACACCTGAAAGAGGTATAAAAGGCGAACCGTGCTCTACCCAATTCAGTTTCCCATAGTTCCCCAGTGGGTATTAAGCTAAATCACAAATCATGAAAGCAGTCATTCTAATTCTGGTCCTCCTGGCAGTTGTCCATGCAACTAGTCTAAAAGACATTCTAAAGGCTGAGTTTAACGCCTTCAAATTGAAGCACCACAAAACCTACAAGGATGCTAGTGAGGAGTTGAAGCGCCTGCAGAACTTCGTAGAAAATAAGAAACTGATCGATAGTCACAACAAGCGATATGCTGCTGGGGAAGTATCCTACGAGATGGGCATCAATCAATTCTCAGACTTGAACTCCAAGGAATTCCAAGAGACAGTGCTGTCAAGCATCAATGCCAATGACTTGACAATTCGTATTACTCAAATATACACTCCATCACCAAGTGTTCAAATACCCGGAAGCATAGATTGGCGTGAGAAGGGAGCAGTTACAAGAGTTAAGGATCAAGGCGGATGTGGATCTTGCTGGGCTTTTTCTGCCATTGGCACACTAGAGGGCCAAAACTTTATCAAGAACCGACAGCTTATCTCGCTATCTGAACAGAATCTAATCGATTGCTCCAAGGAGAATGGCGGATGTGATGGCGGCTGGCCAGAAACTGCATTAAACTTTATCAAGGACAATGGTGGTGTTGACACTGAGGACTCATATCCCTATGAAGAGAGGGATGGCGAATGTCGTTTCAATGCAGAGAACATTGGCGCAAAGGTCACTGGCACTGTCGGTGTGGCCAGTGGAGATGAGTCTGCGCTGGCAGCAGCCGTTGCAGAGAAGGGTCCCATTTCAGTGGCCGTTGATGCTTCACAATTTCAGAACTATCAAGGAGGTGTCTTCGATGAACCTTCGTGCCAGGACGATGTAAACCACGGCGTTGTCGTCGTTGGCTATGGTCGTGATGACATTGGCGGCGACTATTGGCTGGTAAAGAACTCCTGGTCAGAGTCCTGGGGTGAAAATGGATACATTCGCATAGCGCGCAATAAGAATAATCAGTGCAAGATTGCGGACCATGGCGTCTATCCGTTGGTCTAAAGGACGTTTTTCTTAATTATCTTTAAATccaataatatttattcttttacaaaattttaattatttcaataaatatctTGAATTGGTTAAAAATTTCAACTGTTTTACTACGACGAAATCTAAGGCAATATTAATTACTACGTGTATATCATatgtataaatgaaatatcaaCTCTATCTCTAATAATCTGAGATCCAGTTGTTAAATAGCCGGATATGGCTATGATGTTGACACTgatcatatatatatgcatatatttaatagaacCGGGCATGCGTCCTTGTTCCTTTGGGTTTGTTTGTGTATCAAATGTTTGTTAACCGAGGAATTTCTATAGACATCAAGGTATGATATATTGAGCGAAAATTGGGCAAAGTTTTCACtgattttctttaatttgagCATGAACCCAATAGACAAGCTTCTGCTAGTAATGTACGCAATCGTAAATATTGCTTAATGTAAGTACGTACAATTCAAGCCACTcgctaaatatttaataaaaaaaattattaatacttacatatatgtatgaacaTATATACAATCACATACGGCGAACCgctactttttaaataattagtatattactgcatttaaattaagcaAGGTTTTAATGATGCATACCACGATTAccacaaacaatttttttagcttaaattaatgtaaaagAACTATGAGTCAATGAAAAGATTATTGCCTACGTGAAAGATTTACTATTCTATCTATGatatactaatataatatcatatagtttaaatttgattcatattcaatagttaaataaataaatatatatttacgaCCTCAACACAATTTCAAACAATTCAACACAAATGAGtcattaaatgaaatcattaaattttcgTTTCGTTATTTCTgcaattcttttctttttgcttggCACTATGGCACATTTTACATGACACATGTTGCAAGCTCCCATTATTATGCGTGATGACGATTGCAGATTCGATGAGAACGACGTCGGAGAAAAAAGCTTAAGAAAGTGGAAATGAAGCCGCATTGACATCCGCTGTTGCCGATAAGGTGTGTGTCGACGCATATTcttccattattattattattatgtaggTGGTGCTTCCAATGAACCGTCGTGCTCTTAAGACCATGCTGTAGTTATCATTGGCAATGGTACCGATCCAGCTGGAGGAGGTTATTAGTTGGTGAGGAACTCTTGGGTGAGGAATCGCAATTGTGACAATCATtttacattatatttatatagccactatataaataaataaacttttttcaaATCTCCAGTTCTCACTTTATTGTAATATGACCTTAAAGCTTGGACTCTCAAAATGTTATCAACTTTTCGAGAATATTTACAGAGTTTCACTCTTCTAAAAGCTTCGAGCGCCTGTAAACTCAGTCACTCAGGCAGTTAATTAAAGGACaagaaaaatttcattcaaatcTTCTCGCTAagaagaatttcaaataaGAATAGTAAATAAACGGATCGTTAGggttaaaatgttttttagaCTCAATGACTTCTATagacatatgtacatattttcaacttgatttattttgtttttcttttgccttatTCGGTCAATGTTTAACATTTTCTGCAATGTTATTTGTTACAAGTATAGCATGTTATTTAACTCAGTTAAGACTGACCTATTTAAgcctataaataaaaatagcttAAGTGAGCTAACATTCTATCAACTATCTATTCGAacaccaaattattatacaacaCCGACGCATTACAGTGTTGGAATGTTCTTTGTCTGTTTATTACTTAATAGACATAGTTACGCTTTCGGCAAAAGCTATATTAAACCCTGTCCACTTGAAACAGTTATAAAGATTTAATTCCGCTTATCTATAGTATAGCTTGTAAATCGTTGGACCCATTAAAGACGTATAAAAGGCGCAACATCGTCAATCAATTCAGTTTCTCACAGTTTCACAGTGAGTATTAAGCTAAATCGCAATGAAAGCAGTCATTCTAGTTCTAGTCCTAGTGGCAGTTGCTCAAGCAACTAGTCTCAAGGACATTCTTAAGGCTGAGTTTAATGCCTTCAAATTGAGGCACCACAAAATCTACAAGGATGCTACTGAGGAGTTGAAGCGCCTTCAGATATTCATGGAAAACAAGAAACTGATTGACAGGCACAACAAACGATATGAGGCAGAAAAGGAGTCTTACGAGATGGGTGTGAATAAATTCTCTGATATGAGTCCCGAGGAATTCAAAACTCTTGTGCTTACAAACCTCAATCCTGCTGACGCCCAGGAAGGCATCGATTATATTTACAATCCTTCTGCCAAGACTAGTCTCCCGAGTAGCGTTGATTGGCGTCTTTCAGGCGCTGTTAATCCAGTTAAAAATCAAGGCTCCTGTGGTTCCTGTTGGGCTTTCTCTGCCGTCGGTTCACTAGAAAGTCATCACTTTATAAACTTAAACCAGAGAGTATCCCTGTCCGAGCAAAATTTGGTGGACTGCACAAGAGGTTATCCCTATTACAACCAAGGCTGTGGAGGTGGCTGGCCGATTGAAGCATTGAATTATGTTAGGGACAATGGTGGTATAAATACTGAAAGCTCTTACCCATATGAAGGAGAAGACAAATCTTGCCGttacaataagaacaacattGGATCAAAAATCTCTGCTGTTATACAAATTGCTAGCGGAGATGAAGCCGCATTGGCATCCGCCGTCGCCAAGAAGGGACCCATCTCGGTGTGCGTCGACGCCTCCTTGTTCCAGTATTACCAAAGTGGCGTCTTCAATGAACCGTCGTGCTCCCAATCTACAAAtcattgtattgttgttgatggctACGGCACCGATTCAGTTGGAGGAGATTATTGGCTGGCGAGGAACTCTTGGGGCGAGAATTGGGGAGAAATCGGATACATTCGCATGGCTCGCAATCGTAGCAATCAATGTGCTATTGCCAGTTATGCAATTTAtcctttaatttaataaatatctttgtatttttataatttatattattttattgcaaataaatatttgtttatccCATTTACAATCTTTAACGTTGttagaaatattttcataggggtaaaataattaaatattaaggAAATTTTATAGTTATACCCAATAAAAAATAGTCACACGCATGTTATACAATTTCACAATCGCAATTATAAATTCACTCATTCAGCAAAATTAGATCATTAAATTTTGCTGCAAGCTCCCACTAATAATACCTAATACCTGGCACTCCACCGAACTAGCAACAGTTTAAGTTGAGTAACTTTAACAGCAGAAATTTGCATCTTGAATACATTCTGACAAGGATCACTTACGATGATGTACTTAAGGCAGAATTTAATCTCTTTAAAGCGCATTAGAAAAGCTGCGATGGCAAATACTATGAACAGCTGGTTCTGCAGATCTTTAAGGACAATCTAATCTAAGCTAATCGTCAGGCACAACAAGCACTATATAGCAGAAGAGAAGAGTTTGACTCCCGACGAATCAATCACTCACAAGAAGGTATTGACTGTATTTACAATTCTTCTACCAAGGATAACCTTCCTGCTAACCAAGTTAAAATCAAGAACAATGTGGATCCTTAGAAAGCCAGTACTTTATAAAGAAAGGGCGGAGAGTATTCCTGTCTGAGCCTCCTTAAACCtccaaaattttcattaatttttttgaaacggtcaattaatttaatttgttaatttcattaaattaaatttttttattatttatttatcaatcaCTCATATGACTTTTCTGATTAATTTGCTTTCAGTTGGCACAAATTGTGTgtgattcaatattttataattgcgcatttaacaaatttccctagaaataattttcaatagcGTGTTCATAGAAATTTCTATTGACATGATTTAAAATGGTTGTTAAGTCGGTTAACACTGACTTATTTAATGCTATAAACAAGCAAGAACTACTTTTAATAAAGTAGTAGTATACTATAAGattttataaatgttattaTATGATACAATTCGCTTAGTCCTCAAAATTAGCGAttgatgattttaaaatttccattGGTAAGATCAATcgaatacaatataatattcaaagcctatttataaaaatttaattttatatatagtcaGGACGACCATTGAAATCAATTGATGAATTCTATGATTGAAAATCGTCAATTATTATCATACCACCTTATTAACCTTATCGGAATAGCAAAAGCATCTATGAAAACTGATATTTTAATGACAACTTTGATTTCAAATCTTGATCAGTGCAATAActtagcaatttcatttaacgTATTATATCAGTTCactatcataaaaataaaaatcgaataaggTATAGGAAAGAcgcaatatattatattactgTGCACgcctttaaaataaattataactaagaaatataacattttGGTTTCGTTATTTTCGCAGTTCTTTGTTCTTTCTTCGATTGCGTTAGCAATCTTGTTATATAATGCCTAACACACCAACGAACTGGCATCAGTTTAATTGTGTAACTTCAACATGAAGgcagcaatttgcattttgctctTCGTCTTCGTGGGATACATTCAGGCAAGGATCACTTACGATGACGTTCTTGACGTGGAATTTGAACTCTTCAAAGTGGAGAATGAGAAAAGCTACGATGGCGTATACGAAGAACAACTGCGTCTGCAGATCTTTAAAGACAACAAGAAACTGATCGATAGACAGAACAAGCGCTATGCAGCTGGGGAGAAGACTTACATGATGGGTGTAAATAAATTCACAGATTTGACTCAAGAGGAATTCAAAAGACTTTTGCCTCCAAGCCTTAATTCAAATCATTCACTCGAAAGTATCGACTATATTTACAATCCTTCTGCCAAGGATAGCCTACCAAGTAGCATTGATTGGCGTAGATCAGGCGCCGTTAACCCAATTAAAAATCAAGGCAATTCTGGCGCTTTCTCTTGGGCCTTCTCTGCCGTAGGCTCTCTGGAAAGCCAACACTTCATACACAAAGGAAAAACTGTGTTCTTATCCGAACAAAATCTGATTGACTGCTGTGAAAGTTCCTGTCCTATTAAAGCACTGAATTATGTTAAGGATAATGGTGGTATAGATACTGAAAGATCTTATCCGTATACATGTATGAAACACAGTTGCCAttacgaaaaacaaaacattggAGCAGAAGTTTCGGCTATTGTACAAATTCAAAGTGGAAATGAAGACGCATTAGCATCGGCCGTTGCTAATAAGGGTCCCATATCAGTGTGTATCAACGTCGATTCCAACTTCCAATATTATAGAAGTGGCGTCTTCAATGAACCATCGTGCTCTCAAACTATAAACCATTGTGTAGTTATCATTGGCTACGGCACCGATTCAGTTGGAGGAGATTATTGGTTGGTGAGGAATTCTTGGGGCGAGGATTGGGGAGAAAACGGATACATTCGAATGGCTCGCAATCGCAACAATCAATGCGCTATTGCCAGTTATGCAGTATATCCTTTagttaaatgaatatatttatattgtgcTCTTGCCAGTTTTGAAATAAAtccttttgaatttttttttatacccgctacccatagggtagaagggtattataactttgtgccggcaggaaatgtatgtaacaggttgaaggaggcatctccgaccctataaagtatatatattcttgatcagcgtcaacagccgagacgatatagccatgtccgtctgtccgtctgtgtgtctgtgtgtctgtccgtccgtccgtatgaaacactggatctcagagactataagaggtagagctataattttttttcgacagcatttgttatgtttgcacgcagatcaagtttgtttcaaatttttgccacgcccacttccgcccccgcaaatcaaaaaaatcgaataacaagcgtaattttaaagctagagttacgaattttggtatatacaataattactatagtagttatgattcctgaacatttggttgcgatcagataaaaattgtcgaagttattaaggaaatacttttgtatgggcaattacgcctacttactaggggtcttagttgctttggctgacaatctggtatactGTGCcgtgtatggtatattttgaatgcggtactatgtcgatataccaaatataccatttggtatattttttaatatttttgtagtatatttggtatattttgagaaatataccgcaaaatatattgcttttattcaaaatgggtagcgggtatctcacagtcgagtacactcgactgtagctttcttacttgttttttatattcgtttatttgtaaataaatattcatatatcaaaataccgctctctctttatttcaatattttattgtatcaTAGCGCACCCAGTtgttgaaataataataataattttacactaatatatattattttattttgatatgcatattttattaattttgaacatAATAGTCAAGCACTTTGAGTACatctaaattaataataataattatgagttAAAACAGCAAACCCcaatcatttgtttttcatgGAAGTTGGAAATCAGGACTTACACACAAAactaataaaagcaaaatgtattttttcttgacactaatttatttcatttttattgttataattctagtaataaattttcaacaaCACAATTATTATTGTCTTGTTCATCACTTACTTGaattttttgaatatagtgGGGAAATAAATGTTATCGTTTGatattatcattaaaataacaattaaatgcatGTGGAGATCGAGTTATAAAAACCCGCTTCTTAGCGTGTCTGTATATATCAGATAGATCCAGACTGGAGACTGGGTACCCCGCACTATCAATAAGTTCCCGGCCTAAGAAggaaaaacacatttttttctaaaaatttatttttattccatCTACGGCTATACAGTCAGTGCAGCGCTTCTTCAACCTTTCGATGCCATTTTTGTAGAAGGATGAACTTTTGCCTTCA of Drosophila nasuta strain 15112-1781.00 chromosome 3, ASM2355853v1, whole genome shotgun sequence contains these proteins:
- the LOC132789674 gene encoding procathepsin L-like — its product is MKAAICILLFALVGYIQARINYDDVLEAEFELFKAEHEKSYDDEYEEQLRLQIFKDNKKLIDRHNKRYAAGEKTYTMGVNKFTDLTQEEFKRLMLTSLNTNHSQEGSDYIYNPSAKDSLPSSIDWRSSGAVNPVKYQGRCGSCWAFSAVGSLESHYFIYKKRRVSLSEQNLVDCTRGYPYNNYGCSGGWPIEALKYVKDNGGIDTESSYPYEGRNDYCHYERYNIGAQISGIVQIQSGNEDALASAVANKGPISVCINVDSNFQYYRSGVFNEPSCSQTVNHCVVAIGYGTDPVEGDYWLVRNSWGENWGEKGYIRMARNCNNQCGIALYPVYPLV
- the LOC132789677 gene encoding procathepsin L-like, which produces MKAVILVLVLVAVAQATSLKDILKAEFNAFKLRHHKIYKDATEELKRLQIFMENKKLIDRHNKRYEAEKESYEMGVNKFSDMSPEEFKTLVLTNLNPADAQEGIDYIYNPSAKTSLPSSVDWRLSGAVNPVKNQGSCGSCWAFSAVGSLESHHFINLNQRVSLSEQNLVDCTRGYPYYNQGCGGGWPIEALNYVRDNGGINTESSYPYEGEDKSCRYNKNNIGSKISAVIQIASGDEAALASAVAKKGPISVCVDASLFQYYQSGVFNEPSCSQSTNHCIVVDGYGTDSVGGDYWLARNSWGENWGEIGYIRMARNRSNQCAIASYAIYPLI
- the LOC132789694 gene encoding procathepsin L-like, with product MKAAICILLFVFVGYIQARITYDDVLDVEFELFKVENEKSYDGVYEEQLRLQIFKDNKKLIDRQNKRYAAGEKTYMMGVNKFTDLTQEEFKRLLPPSLNSNHSLESIDYIYNPSAKDSLPSSIDWRRSGAVNPIKNQGNSGAFSWAFSAVGSLESQHFIHKGKTVFLSEQNLIDCCESSCPIKALNYVKDNGGIDTERSYPYTCMKHSCHYEKQNIGAEVSAIVQIQSGNEDALASAVANKGPISVCINVDSNFQYYRSGVFNEPSCSQTINHCVVIIGYGTDSVGGDYWLVRNSWGEDWGENGYIRMARNRNNQCAIASYAVYPLVK
- the LOC132789688 gene encoding procathepsin L-like gives rise to the protein MKAVILILVLLAVVHATSLKDILKAEFNAFKLKHHKTYKDASEELKRLQNFVENKKLIDSHNKRYAAGEVSYEMGINQFSDLNSKEFQETVLSSINANDLTIRITQIYTPSPSVQIPGSIDWREKGAVTRVKDQGGCGSCWAFSAIGTLEGQNFIKNRQLISLSEQNLIDCSKENGGCDGGWPETALNFIKDNGGVDTEDSYPYEERDGECRFNAENIGAKVTGTVGVASGDESALAAAVAEKGPISVAVDASQFQNYQGGVFDEPSCQDDVNHGVVVVGYGRDDIGGDYWLVKNSWSESWGENGYIRIARNKNNQCKIADHGVYPLV